The following proteins are encoded in a genomic region of Desulfuromonadales bacterium:
- the murG gene encoding undecaprenyldiphospho-muramoylpentapeptide beta-N-acetylglucosaminyltransferase, with amino-acid sequence MRMLLAGGGTGGHLFPAVAIAQRMLETEYGGQVLFVGTERGIEASILPKLGLPLRTIEISGFVGKGPAAKLAILPQLFKSVRQSQRILEKFRPDVVVGVGGYASAPVLLAAKLKGVPFLIHEQNAWPGLANRLLARWAERVCLSFADADRAFHRGRTVLTGNPLRRGMEECPAVPEGAPQLLVFGGSRGARAINQIVVQALPLLEGFRGRLRIVHQTGAEDLEQVRQGYRQAGWEDAGVVPFIDDMAAAYAAAHLVICRAGATTIAELTACGRPAILIPYPFAAADHQTGNARALAQHGAALLLPQAELTAERLARVSSDLLGDRERVLTMAATARSFGRRGAADLILEECRAIAR; translated from the coding sequence ATGAGGATGCTGCTGGCCGGTGGCGGCACCGGAGGCCACCTTTTTCCTGCCGTGGCGATCGCCCAGCGGATGCTCGAAACCGAATACGGAGGCCAGGTGCTGTTCGTCGGGACCGAACGGGGGATCGAGGCGAGCATTCTGCCGAAGCTGGGGCTGCCGCTCAGGACCATCGAGATCAGCGGCTTTGTCGGCAAAGGGCCGGCGGCGAAGCTGGCCATTCTGCCGCAGCTGTTCAAAAGCGTGCGCCAGTCGCAGCGCATCCTCGAAAAATTCCGCCCGGATGTGGTGGTGGGCGTTGGCGGTTACGCCTCGGCGCCGGTGCTGCTGGCCGCGAAGCTGAAGGGGGTGCCCTTTCTGATTCATGAGCAGAACGCCTGGCCCGGTCTCGCCAACCGCCTGCTCGCCCGCTGGGCGGAGCGGGTCTGTCTCTCCTTCGCCGACGCGGACCGGGCTTTCCACCGCGGGCGGACGGTGCTGACCGGCAACCCGTTGCGGCGAGGGATGGAGGAATGTCCTGCCGTGCCGGAGGGGGCGCCGCAGCTGTTGGTCTTCGGCGGCAGCCGGGGTGCGCGGGCGATCAATCAAATAGTGGTGCAGGCCCTGCCTCTGCTGGAAGGTTTCCGGGGGCGGCTGCGCATCGTGCACCAGACCGGTGCCGAGGACCTGGAACAGGTTCGCCAGGGATATCGGCAGGCGGGCTGGGAAGATGCCGGCGTGGTGCCCTTCATTGACGACATGGCCGCCGCCTATGCCGCGGCCCATCTGGTCATCTGCCGGGCCGGGGCAACCACCATCGCCGAACTGACCGCCTGTGGCCGGCCGGCGATCCTGATCCCCTACCCGTTTGCTGCGGCCGACCACCAGACGGGCAACGCCCGGGCGCTGGCGCAGCACGGCGCGGCCCTGCTGCTGCCGCAGGCCGAGCTGACGGCGGAGCGGCTGGCAAGGGTGAGCAGCGACTTGCTCGGCGACCGGGAACGCGTGCTGACGATGGCGGCCACCGCCCGCTCGTTCGGCCGGCGGGGCGCTGCCGATCTGATTCTGGAGGAATGCCGGGCGATCGCCCGCTGA